Proteins encoded in a region of the Bradyrhizobium sp. CB3481 genome:
- the pth gene encoding aminoacyl-tRNA hydrolase, which yields MRLFVGLGNPGSKYANNRHNIGFMAVDEIARRHGFAPWRRRFQGETSEGTLDREKVVLLRPATYMNESGRAVQEAANFFKLAVSDITVFQDELELPPAKVRVKVGGGIAGHNGLRSISSHIGNDYRRVRLGIGHPGVKELVHSHVLSDFAKSDRVWVEALCAAVADNAGLLAAGQDSSFQNKVHLALQAKGIFDKDDDGAA from the coding sequence ATGCGCCTGTTTGTTGGACTCGGTAACCCCGGTTCGAAATACGCGAACAACCGGCACAACATCGGGTTCATGGCCGTCGATGAAATTGCGCGACGCCACGGTTTCGCACCGTGGCGTCGCCGTTTTCAGGGCGAGACATCCGAAGGCACGCTCGATCGCGAGAAGGTCGTTCTGCTTCGGCCGGCCACCTACATGAACGAATCCGGGCGCGCGGTTCAGGAAGCGGCGAACTTCTTCAAGCTCGCCGTCTCCGACATCACGGTGTTTCAGGACGAGCTCGAACTGCCGCCGGCGAAAGTCCGGGTCAAGGTCGGCGGCGGCATCGCCGGCCACAACGGGCTGCGCTCGATCTCCTCGCATATCGGCAACGACTATCGCCGGGTGCGGCTCGGGATCGGTCATCCCGGCGTCAAGGAGCTGGTGCACAGCCACGTGCTGTCGGATTTCGCCAAGAGCGACCGGGTCTGGGTAGAGGCGCTGTGCGCGGCGGTGGCTGACAATGCCGGCTTGCTGGCGGCAGGGCAGGACTCCTCGTTCCAGAACAAGGTGCATCTGGCGCTGCAGGCCAAGGGAATTTTTGACAAGGATGATGATGGCGCGGCGTAA
- a CDS encoding dienelactone hydrolase family protein, translating into MIDQQIDIPTKDGKTTTFITHPERGGPFPVIMFYMDAPAIREELRDMARRLGTSGYYVMLPNMYYRSGVMELGPIPPDPEAPERKRMFGYMNSINIPMVMDDTKALFAYAETQGAANTKIVGTVGYCMSGRYAVNAATHFPDRVKAAASIYGTHLATDQPDSPHLAAGKTKAELYFACAETDIYAPQEIIDKVIAGMKGTNNEVEIYPGTHHGFAFPKRPVYNRDAAERHWERLLALYRRNLTS; encoded by the coding sequence ATGATCGACCAGCAGATCGATATTCCGACCAAGGACGGCAAGACCACGACCTTCATCACCCATCCCGAGCGCGGCGGCCCCTTCCCGGTCATCATGTTTTACATGGACGCACCGGCCATTCGCGAGGAACTGCGCGACATGGCGCGCCGGCTCGGCACGTCAGGCTATTACGTGATGCTGCCCAACATGTATTACCGCTCCGGCGTCATGGAGCTGGGACCGATCCCGCCGGATCCCGAGGCGCCCGAACGCAAGCGGATGTTCGGCTACATGAACTCCATCAACATTCCCATGGTGATGGATGACACCAAGGCGCTGTTCGCCTACGCCGAGACGCAAGGAGCAGCCAACACGAAGATCGTCGGCACGGTCGGCTATTGCATGAGCGGGCGTTACGCGGTGAACGCGGCGACGCATTTTCCGGATCGCGTGAAGGCGGCCGCCTCCATCTACGGCACGCATCTCGCGACCGACCAGCCGGACAGTCCACATCTCGCTGCAGGCAAGACCAAGGCCGAACTCTATTTCGCCTGCGCCGAGACCGACATCTATGCGCCGCAGGAGATCATCGACAAGGTGATCGCCGGCATGAAGGGAACGAACAACGAGGTCGAGATCTATCCCGGCACCCATCACGGCTTCGCCTTCCCGAAGCGGCCGGTGTACAACCGCGACGCCGCCGAGCGGCACTGGGAGCGACTGTTGGCGCTCTATCGCCGCAATCTCACGTCCTAG
- a CDS encoding 50S ribosomal protein L25/general stress protein Ctc — protein sequence MATVKELKATARPNGGKGAARAERRAGRVPGVIYGNNQPPVTISVDDKELRQRILAGRFLTTLFDVDLDGKKHRVIPRDFQLDPVKDFPLHVDFLRLGEGATIRVSVPLHVVNGETSPGVKRGGTVNIVTHTIELECSVDNIPQYIEADAGALEISHSLHLSEIKLPTGVKSLSREDATLVTIVPPSGYAEEQKAAAAAAAAGTAAPAAGAAAPAAAAAPAAGAAAPAAAKAPAGGDKKK from the coding sequence ATGGCGACCGTCAAGGAATTGAAGGCGACCGCGCGTCCGAACGGCGGCAAGGGGGCCGCACGGGCAGAGCGTCGCGCCGGGAGAGTGCCCGGAGTGATCTACGGCAACAACCAGCCCCCCGTCACCATTTCGGTCGACGACAAGGAACTGCGCCAGCGCATCCTGGCCGGCCGCTTCCTGACCACGCTGTTCGACGTTGATCTCGACGGCAAGAAGCACCGCGTGATTCCGCGCGACTTCCAGCTCGATCCGGTGAAGGATTTTCCGCTCCATGTCGACTTCCTGCGGCTCGGCGAAGGCGCGACCATTCGCGTCAGCGTGCCGCTGCACGTCGTGAACGGCGAAACCTCGCCCGGCGTCAAGCGTGGCGGCACCGTCAACATCGTGACCCACACCATCGAGCTCGAATGCTCGGTCGACAACATTCCGCAATACATCGAAGCCGATGCCGGCGCGCTGGAAATCAGCCACTCGCTGCATCTGTCGGAGATCAAGCTGCCGACCGGCGTGAAGTCGCTGTCGCGTGAGGACGCGACGCTGGTGACCATCGTGCCGCCGTCCGGCTACGCCGAAGAGCAGAAGGCTGCCGCTGCTGCGGCGGCTGCGGGCACCGCTGCTCCGGCCGCGGGTGCTGCGGCTCCGGCTGCTGCTGCCGCGCCTGCGGCCGGTGCTGCCGCGCCGGCGGCCGCCAAGGCGCCGGCGGGCGGCGACAAGAAGAAGTAA
- a CDS encoding DUF4282 domain-containing protein translates to MFDFQDLFQWDRFITPTIIKTFYWLVIGLIVLFGLSGIFSALAAMAISPFGGFILLLSSIASIVVGVVFSRIAAEFVLIVFRINEHLGAIRDQGGMR, encoded by the coding sequence ATGTTCGATTTTCAGGATCTGTTTCAGTGGGACCGTTTTATCACACCCACGATCATCAAGACCTTTTACTGGCTGGTCATCGGCTTGATCGTGCTGTTCGGCCTATCCGGAATCTTCTCGGCGCTCGCCGCGATGGCGATCAGCCCGTTCGGCGGCTTCATTCTGTTGTTATCCTCGATCGCCAGCATCGTGGTCGGCGTGGTGTTTTCGCGCATCGCCGCGGAGTTCGTCCTGATCGTCTTCCGCATCAACGAACATCTCGGCGCGATCCGCGACCAGGGCGGGATGCGCTAA
- a CDS encoding MaoC family dehydratase gives MTTLTFEDFTPGHFGTFGPRHVTREEILAFAAEYDPQPMHLDEAAANASMLKGLSGSGWHLSSLAMRMLFDGFIGRTASLGSPGVNEMRWLSPLRPGDDLTLDVDVAEARVSNSRPDTGIVTFKSTIRNAAGVVLCEMESPVIVRRREGAGRD, from the coding sequence ATGACAACGCTGACCTTTGAAGACTTCACGCCCGGCCATTTCGGCACGTTCGGACCGCGCCACGTCACGCGCGAGGAGATTTTGGCGTTCGCCGCCGAATATGACCCGCAGCCGATGCATCTCGACGAAGCTGCCGCCAACGCGTCGATGCTGAAGGGGCTGTCCGGTTCGGGCTGGCATCTCAGCTCGCTCGCGATGCGGATGCTGTTCGACGGCTTCATCGGCCGCACGGCCTCGCTCGGCTCGCCCGGTGTCAACGAAATGCGCTGGCTGTCGCCGCTCCGCCCGGGTGACGACCTGACGCTGGATGTCGACGTCGCCGAGGCGCGGGTCTCGAACAGCCGTCCCGACACGGGCATCGTGACCTTCAAGAGCACGATCCGCAACGCGGCTGGCGTGGTGCTGTGCGAGATGGAGTCGCCGGTCATCGTGCGCCGGCGCGAAGGGGCTGGTAGGGACTAG
- a CDS encoding accessory factor UbiK family protein, translating to MTQTSNRFFDEIGRLMNDAAGAAQGVKREVDTVMRNQAERILRDLDVVKREEFDAIKDMARLAREENEALKSRIAVLEAKLGISPAAPDAGGPKADG from the coding sequence ATGACCCAGACCAGCAATCGGTTTTTCGACGAGATCGGCCGTTTGATGAATGACGCCGCCGGCGCCGCCCAGGGCGTCAAGCGCGAGGTCGACACGGTCATGCGCAACCAGGCCGAACGCATCCTGCGCGACCTCGACGTCGTCAAGCGCGAGGAGTTCGACGCCATCAAGGACATGGCCCGCCTGGCCCGTGAGGAAAACGAGGCGCTCAAGAGCCGGATCGCCGTCCTGGAGGCCAAACTCGGCATTTCGCCGGCCGCGCCGGATGCCGGCGGCCCGAAGGCGGATGGGTAG
- the ychF gene encoding redox-regulated ATPase YchF produces MGFKCGIVGLPNVGKSTLFNALTETAAAQAANYPFCTIEPNVGEVAVPDPRLDKLSAIAGSAQIIPTRLTFVDIAGLVRGASKGEGLGNQFLATIREVDAVAHVVRCFEDSDITHVEGKIAPLADIETIETELMLADLDSLEKRVDNLAKKAKGNDKDAKETLDLVNRALVLLREGKPARFLERKAEEERAFGMLGLLTSKPVLYVCNVEEGSAKEGNSFSKQVFEHARKEGAVAVVISAKIESEIATLSREERAEFLETLGLEEAGLDRLIRAGYQLLDLITYFTVGPKEARAWTIHRGTKAPASAGVIHTDFEKGFIRAETIAYADYVALNGEAGARDAGKLRLEGKEYVVADGDVMHFRFNT; encoded by the coding sequence ATGGGATTCAAATGCGGTATCGTCGGCCTGCCCAATGTCGGCAAGTCGACGCTGTTCAACGCGCTGACCGAGACGGCCGCGGCGCAGGCGGCGAATTATCCGTTCTGCACGATCGAGCCGAATGTCGGCGAGGTCGCGGTACCGGATCCCCGCCTCGATAAACTGTCAGCCATCGCCGGATCGGCGCAGATTATCCCGACGCGGCTGACCTTCGTTGATATCGCGGGCCTCGTTCGCGGCGCCTCGAAGGGCGAGGGCCTCGGCAACCAGTTCCTGGCCACCATCCGCGAGGTCGACGCGGTGGCGCATGTCGTGCGGTGTTTTGAAGACTCCGATATTACGCATGTCGAAGGCAAGATCGCGCCGCTCGCCGACATCGAGACCATCGAAACCGAGCTGATGCTCGCCGATCTCGATAGCCTGGAGAAGCGGGTCGACAATCTGGCCAAGAAGGCCAAGGGCAACGACAAGGACGCCAAGGAAACGCTCGATCTCGTCAATCGCGCCCTGGTGCTGCTGCGCGAGGGCAAGCCAGCGCGCTTTCTCGAGCGCAAGGCCGAGGAAGAGCGCGCCTTCGGCATGCTGGGCCTGCTGACCTCCAAGCCGGTGCTCTATGTCTGCAATGTCGAGGAAGGCTCGGCCAAGGAAGGCAACAGCTTTTCGAAGCAGGTATTCGAGCACGCCAGGAAGGAGGGCGCGGTTGCGGTAGTGATCTCGGCCAAGATCGAATCCGAGATCGCGACCCTGTCACGCGAGGAGCGCGCCGAATTTCTCGAGACGCTCGGCCTGGAAGAGGCCGGCCTCGACCGCCTGATTCGCGCCGGCTACCAGCTGCTCGACCTCATCACCTATTTTACCGTCGGCCCGAAGGAAGCCCGCGCCTGGACCATCCACCGCGGCACCAAGGCGCCGGCGTCGGCCGGCGTCATCCACACCGATTTCGAAAAGGGCTTTATCCGGGCCGAGACCATCGCCTATGCCGATTACGTCGCGCTGAACGGCGAAGCCGGCGCCCGCGATGCCGGCAAGCTCCGGCTCGAAGGCAAGGAATATGTCGTCGCCGACGGCGACGTGATGCATTTCCGGTTTAATACTTGA
- a CDS encoding MaoC family dehydratase yields the protein MRFFDDIEIGAERAFGAFTFTADDIKRFAAQFDPQRFHLDEEEGRKSLFGGLAASGWHVAAVCMKLLVADGKRLTAEALARGEEVAVWGPSPGFRELRWIKPVLAGDTISFSNRVETKRTSEKRPQWGIVQARNTGVNQRGEVVFSFLATAFVPRRSGGA from the coding sequence ATGCGTTTCTTCGACGACATCGAGATCGGCGCTGAGCGCGCGTTCGGCGCGTTCACCTTTACGGCCGACGACATCAAGCGGTTTGCCGCGCAATTCGATCCGCAGCGCTTTCACCTCGACGAGGAAGAGGGGCGCAAATCCCTGTTCGGGGGACTGGCGGCATCGGGCTGGCACGTCGCCGCGGTCTGTATGAAGCTGCTGGTCGCCGACGGCAAGCGCCTGACCGCCGAGGCCCTGGCGCGCGGCGAGGAGGTCGCGGTATGGGGGCCCTCGCCGGGCTTTCGCGAACTGCGCTGGATCAAGCCGGTACTGGCCGGGGACACCATCAGCTTTTCCAACCGGGTCGAAACCAAGCGGACGTCGGAGAAGCGCCCCCAATGGGGCATTGTGCAGGCCCGCAATACCGGTGTTAACCAGCGCGGCGAGGTGGTGTTCTCGTTCCTGGCCACCGCCTTCGTGCCGCGGCGGAGCGGGGGTGCCTGA